GCCGACAGGCATAGCAGTCGCAATCCTCGTCGATGGGGCGCAGATCCCGGCGGGGGGCGCTGGAGTTCATGTTCAGCCGCCCATCGTCGGTCAGTGCGTAACCGAAACGCCCGGTACGGGTGGGATACACGCAATCGAACATGTCCACCCCCAGCGCAATGCCCGCCACCAGATCTTCGGGGTGACCCACACCCATCAGGTAGCGCGGCTTGTCGGTGGGCAGGCGGGCTGTGGTGAACTCCACGGCGGGATACATCTCCTCCTTGCTCTCCCCCACGGCGAGGCCTCCAATGGCGAAGCCCGGCGTGGCGAAGGGCAGGGTCAGGTCCAGGCTCTGCTGCCGCAAATCCGGGTGAATCCCCCCCTGCACAATGGCAAACAGCGCCTGATCCTCCCTGGACTTGAAGGTCATGCAGCGCTCCAGCCAGCGCACCGTACGCTCCAGGCTGCGGGTAATGTACTCGCGCTCCGCCGGAAACGGTGGGCACTCGTCAAAGGCCATGATTACATCGGCCCCCAGCGCCTGCTGCACCTCAATGCTGCGCTCCGGCGTCAGCTCAACCAGGCTGCCGTCCAGATGGCTCTTGAACACCACACCCTGCTCGCTGATCTTACGCATGTGCCCCAGACTCATCACCTGAAAGCCGCCGGAGTCGGTCAGAAAAGGACCGGGATACGCGGTGAAGCCAGGCAGC
This genomic stretch from Deinococcus aerolatus harbors:
- the tgt gene encoding tRNA guanosine(34) transglycosylase Tgt, whose amino-acid sequence is MFEFEVQHQDGRARVAKFTTPHGTVTTPMFMPVGTQGTVKGISPQELLEIGSQMILGNTYHLMLRPGEQLVAAHGGLPGFTAYPGPFLTDSGGFQVMSLGHMRKISEQGVVFKSHLDGSLVELTPERSIEVQQALGADVIMAFDECPPFPAEREYITRSLERTVRWLERCMTFKSREDQALFAIVQGGIHPDLRQQSLDLTLPFATPGFAIGGLAVGESKEEMYPAVEFTTARLPTDKPRYLMGVGHPEDLVAGIALGVDMFDCVYPTRTGRFGYALTDDGRLNMNSSAPRRDLRPIDEDCDCYACRHYTRAYLAHLVRAEELLAPRMLSLHNLRYLHRLVERARAAISAQTFDVWAREWGQRYFRGELPQWFAASLDASSARQTPVPTSISSRG